A window of Festucalex cinctus isolate MCC-2025b chromosome 6, RoL_Fcin_1.0, whole genome shotgun sequence contains these coding sequences:
- the smim18 gene encoding small integral membrane protein 18: MVNITTTNGTNNLPWLPETVPLSQVSVHSGWNVACFVIILLFILTVLSLAGFAVLYEHLNCACFAKENTQQQQQEEEQQQEEEEPGTCSNLMTSVCNEPEPQTEVV, encoded by the coding sequence ATGGTCAACATCACAACAACGAACGGTACCAACAATCTGCCCTGGCTCCCAGAGACCGTTCCGCTCTCTCAAGTCTCCGTGCACAGTGGCTGGAATGTGGCCTGCTTCGTTATCATACTGCTGTTCATCCTCACCGTGCTGTCTCTGGCAGGCTTTGCCGTGCTCTATGAGCACCTGAACTGCGCCTGCTTTGCAAAAGAAAAcacgcagcagcagcaacaagaagaagaacaacaacaggaggaggaggagccaggCACCTGCAGCAATCTGATGACCAGTGTTTGCAATGAACCGGAACCGCAAACAGAGGTGGTATAG